One Sphingomonas sp. FARSPH DNA segment encodes these proteins:
- a CDS encoding family 43 glycosylhydrolase, translating into MTPAAALFLAAMAGQAAPETIVSHGNPILADGRFYSTDPAPIVVGDTLYILAGRDEAPDGVNDFIMNEWQLLSTKDPGSGRWQHYPNVARPHDIFAWAEAGRAYAGQIVRGADRRFYLYAPVLQRVGPAKDRFAIGVAVADDPRGPWRDAHPAGPIISQIVPVANDIQNIDPTVLVEDEGRVTIIWGTFGQLRGMALKPDMVTPAGPEVTLTGATGFFEAPWLMKRRGTYYLLYAANNPGPDSPCTPTLYHACQAYASAPGPLGPWTYRGVVLPPVSSTTSHAGAIEFRGRWYLAYHTADAVGGGHFRRSVAIDPMAWDDSVSPAAIRPVVPTRIAHTVVATRNVATGASVATSAMPVPVQFWLRAVNDGMVRAAPLPPDMWSDWRGAATPAQAWLEYRWPLPVTIEASRIRFFTDQPAGARAGTAPPKDWRLEYWRDGRWQGVAGVVHHGRDAAGFDTVIFPPITTRCLRAVFTASGDTRGHAAVAVEEWEALAPRAAPPPSPPHDVAPPCAT; encoded by the coding sequence GTGACGCCGGCCGCCGCGCTGTTCCTCGCCGCGATGGCGGGACAGGCGGCGCCGGAGACGATCGTCAGCCACGGCAACCCGATCCTCGCGGATGGCCGTTTTTATTCGACCGATCCCGCACCGATCGTCGTCGGCGACACGCTGTATATCCTCGCCGGCCGCGACGAGGCGCCCGACGGCGTCAACGATTTCATCATGAACGAATGGCAGCTGCTGTCGACGAAGGATCCGGGATCGGGCCGGTGGCAGCATTATCCGAATGTCGCGCGCCCGCACGATATCTTCGCCTGGGCCGAAGCGGGGCGCGCCTATGCCGGCCAGATCGTGCGGGGGGCGGACCGGCGCTTCTACCTCTATGCACCCGTGCTCCAGCGGGTCGGTCCGGCGAAGGACCGGTTCGCGATCGGCGTCGCGGTGGCGGACGATCCGCGCGGGCCGTGGCGCGACGCGCATCCCGCCGGGCCGATCATCTCGCAGATCGTACCGGTCGCGAACGACATCCAGAATATCGACCCGACCGTGCTGGTCGAGGACGAGGGCCGCGTGACGATCATCTGGGGCACGTTCGGCCAGCTGCGCGGCATGGCGCTGAAGCCCGATATGGTGACGCCCGCCGGGCCGGAGGTGACGCTGACCGGCGCGACCGGTTTCTTCGAGGCGCCGTGGCTGATGAAGCGGCGGGGCACCTATTACCTGCTCTATGCGGCAAACAATCCGGGGCCGGACAGCCCGTGCACGCCGACTCTGTATCACGCGTGCCAGGCCTATGCCTCCGCGCCGGGGCCGCTGGGGCCGTGGACCTATCGCGGCGTCGTGCTGCCGCCCGTGTCGTCGACCACGTCGCATGCCGGCGCGATCGAATTTCGCGGGCGCTGGTATCTCGCCTATCACACTGCCGACGCGGTGGGCGGCGGGCATTTCCGCCGGTCGGTCGCGATCGATCCGATGGCGTGGGACGACAGCGTCAGCCCCGCGGCGATCCGCCCGGTCGTGCCGACGCGGATCGCGCACACCGTCGTCGCGACGCGCAACGTCGCCACCGGCGCCAGCGTCGCGACCTCCGCCATGCCCGTCCCGGTGCAATTCTGGTTGCGCGCCGTCAACGACGGCATGGTGCGCGCCGCACCGCTGCCGCCCGACATGTGGAGCGACTGGCGCGGCGCCGCGACGCCGGCGCAGGCTTGGCTGGAATATCGCTGGCCATTGCCTGTGACGATCGAGGCGAGCCGCATCCGCTTCTTCACCGATCAGCCCGCAGGTGCGCGCGCAGGGACCGCGCCGCCGAAGGACTGGCGCCTCGAATATTGGCGGGATGGCCGCTGGCAGGGGGTAGCCGGCGTGGTCCACCATGGCCGCGATGCCGCGGGCTTCGACACCGTCATCTTTCCACCGATCACGACGCGATGCCTGCGCGCCGTCTTCACCGCATCGGGCGATACGCGTGGCCATGCCGCGGTGGCGGTGGAGGAGTGGGAGGCCCTGGCGCCGCGCGCCGCCCCGCCACCATCGCCGCCGCACGATGTCGCACCCCCTTGTGCGACATGA
- a CDS encoding dihydrodipicolinate synthase family protein: protein MTVAWKGVFPAVTTQIRADMSIDLADTQRVVDDLIRDGVTGVIALGTVGENNSLDYDEKVTVLSAIVEVVDGRVPVITGVSEYDTRRAVRYAQAAEKAGADGLMLLPPMVYVPKAHELVNHFKGVAEQTGLPIMLYNNPPAYRTVIDQEVLSALVDVKNIVAVKESAPDTRRFTDFRNAFGDRYVLFAGLDDVALEGLYLGAQGWVSGLTNAFPQESVELVRAFERGDHAKAMEIYRWFMPLLHLDAEHDLVQSIKLAEQVMGRGSERVLPPRYVLEGARRAEVIAMVEKAAATRPTLGATEARIAA, encoded by the coding sequence ATGACAGTGGCTTGGAAGGGCGTGTTCCCCGCCGTGACGACGCAGATCCGCGCGGACATGAGCATCGACCTCGCCGATACGCAGCGCGTCGTCGACGACCTGATCCGCGACGGCGTGACCGGCGTGATCGCGCTCGGCACGGTCGGCGAGAACAATTCGCTCGACTACGACGAGAAGGTCACCGTCCTGTCGGCGATCGTCGAGGTGGTCGACGGCCGCGTGCCCGTCATCACCGGCGTGTCGGAATATGATACGCGCCGCGCGGTGCGCTATGCCCAGGCGGCCGAGAAAGCGGGGGCCGACGGGCTGATGCTGCTGCCGCCGATGGTCTATGTGCCCAAGGCGCACGAGTTGGTGAACCACTTCAAGGGCGTCGCCGAGCAGACCGGCCTGCCGATCATGCTCTACAACAATCCGCCCGCCTATCGTACGGTGATCGACCAGGAGGTTCTTTCCGCCCTCGTCGACGTCAAGAACATCGTCGCGGTCAAGGAAAGCGCGCCCGACACGCGCCGCTTCACCGATTTCCGAAACGCGTTCGGCGATCGCTACGTGCTGTTCGCGGGGTTGGACGACGTGGCGCTCGAGGGGCTGTATCTGGGCGCGCAGGGCTGGGTGTCGGGCCTGACCAACGCCTTCCCGCAGGAATCGGTGGAACTGGTCCGCGCGTTCGAGCGGGGCGATCATGCCAAGGCGATGGAAATCTATCGCTGGTTCATGCCGCTCCTGCACCTCGACGCCGAGCACGATCTCGTCCAGTCGATCAAGCTCGCGGAGCAGGTGATGGGCCGTGGGTCGGAGCGCGTGCTGCCGCCGCGCTACGTGCTGGAGGGCGCGCGCCGCGCCGAGGTGATCGCGATGGTCGAAAAGGCGGCGGCGACGCGCCCGACGCTCGGCGCGACCGAGGCGCGTATCGCCGCCTGA
- a CDS encoding 4-hydroxyproline epimerase, which translates to MRHTFFCIDGHTAGNPVRLVAGGAPLLKGASMSERRQDFLTRFDWIRTGLCFEPRGHDMMSGGFLYPPTTTDADIGILFIETSGCLPMCGHGTIGMVTFGLEHGLIQPATPGRLKVEVPAGVIDIAYETAGDKVTAVRITNVPAYVAAKGVAVDVEGIGPLSIDVAYGGNYYAIIEPQGQYAGLDAMGASRLVELSGRIREAVRAKCEPVHPLDPTIRGVSHILWADKPRSNDADGRNAVFYGDKAIDRSPCGTGTSARLAHLADRGTLKVGDRFVHESYIGSRFVGRVEAATMLGDTPAIVPSIEGSAIATGFNTIWIDRADAFWEGFQVQ; encoded by the coding sequence ATGCGCCACACCTTCTTCTGCATCGACGGTCACACCGCCGGCAACCCCGTCCGCCTCGTTGCGGGCGGGGCGCCGTTGCTGAAGGGCGCGTCGATGTCGGAGCGGCGGCAGGATTTCCTGACCCGCTTCGACTGGATCCGCACCGGGCTGTGTTTCGAACCGCGCGGCCACGACATGATGTCGGGCGGGTTCCTGTATCCGCCGACGACGACCGATGCCGATATCGGCATCCTGTTCATCGAGACGTCGGGCTGCCTGCCGATGTGCGGGCACGGCACGATCGGCATGGTGACGTTCGGGCTGGAGCATGGGTTGATCCAGCCGGCGACGCCGGGGCGGCTGAAGGTCGAGGTGCCCGCCGGCGTCATCGACATCGCTTACGAGACCGCGGGCGACAAGGTGACCGCGGTGCGCATCACCAACGTCCCCGCCTATGTCGCCGCGAAGGGTGTTGCGGTCGATGTCGAGGGCATCGGGCCGCTCAGCATCGACGTCGCTTATGGCGGCAATTATTACGCGATCATCGAACCGCAGGGGCAATATGCCGGGCTCGACGCGATGGGCGCGAGCCGGCTGGTCGAACTGTCGGGCCGCATCCGCGAGGCGGTGCGCGCGAAATGCGAGCCGGTCCACCCGCTCGACCCGACGATCCGCGGCGTCAGCCACATCCTGTGGGCGGATAAGCCGCGCAGCAATGACGCCGACGGCCGCAACGCGGTCTTCTACGGTGACAAGGCGATCGATCGCAGCCCGTGCGGCACGGGCACGTCGGCGCGGCTGGCGCATCTCGCCGATCGGGGCACGCTGAAGGTCGGCGACCGCTTCGTCCACGAAAGCTACATCGGCAGCCGCTTCGTCGGCCGGGTCGAGGCGGCGACGATGCTGGGCGACACGCCCGCGATCGTGCCCTCGATCGAAGGGTCGGCGATCGCGACCGGGTTCAACACGATCTGGATCGACCGCGCGGATGCGTTCTGGGAGGGGTTTCAGGTACAGTGA
- a CDS encoding amino acid permease, producing MFGPRKSLAAVTQHEAGRALAKTLSWPHLIALGVGAIVGTGIYTLTGVGAERAGPAVILAFAIAGAVCACAALAYAELATMIPAAGSAYTFSYAALGEGVAWIVGWSLILEYSLACSTVAVGWSGYLVGWIQSAGIHLPPALLSGPHGGGILNLPAVVVALAVMGMLVAGTRESATLNIVLVIVKLVALGVFIAFAFPAFNADNLHPFMPYGFASVESGGEKRGVMAAAAIVFFAFYGFDAVATSAEEAKRPGRDLTIGIVGSMLVCTIIYMAVAIAAVGALPFRQLANSPEPLALVLRSLGQPLAGHLIALAAIVALPSVILVMMYGQSRIFFVMARDGLLPRGLATVSPRTGAPTRITVLTGVSIAIVAGLFRLDEIAELANAGTLLAFIAVGACLMVLRRTAPDQPRLFRCPAPYVVGTLAILGCIYLLASLPSATLVRFVIWNILGLLLYFAYGRRRSLAAA from the coding sequence ATGTTCGGACCACGCAAGAGTCTCGCCGCCGTCACGCAGCATGAAGCGGGCCGGGCGCTCGCCAAGACGCTGTCGTGGCCGCATCTGATCGCGCTCGGCGTGGGGGCCATCGTCGGCACGGGCATCTACACGCTGACCGGCGTCGGGGCGGAGCGCGCGGGGCCGGCAGTGATCCTCGCCTTCGCGATCGCCGGCGCGGTCTGCGCCTGCGCCGCGCTCGCCTATGCCGAACTCGCAACGATGATCCCCGCGGCGGGCAGCGCCTATACGTTCAGCTATGCTGCGCTCGGCGAGGGCGTCGCCTGGATCGTCGGGTGGAGCCTGATCCTCGAATATTCGCTCGCCTGTTCGACCGTCGCGGTCGGCTGGTCGGGCTATCTGGTCGGCTGGATCCAGTCCGCGGGCATCCACCTGCCGCCGGCGCTGCTCAGCGGCCCGCACGGCGGCGGCATCCTCAACCTGCCCGCGGTGGTCGTGGCGCTGGCGGTGATGGGCATGCTCGTCGCGGGGACGCGCGAAAGCGCGACGCTCAACATCGTGCTCGTCATCGTCAAGCTGGTGGCGCTGGGCGTGTTCATCGCCTTCGCGTTTCCTGCGTTCAACGCCGACAACCTCCACCCGTTCATGCCCTATGGCTTCGCCTCGGTCGAAAGCGGCGGCGAGAAGCGCGGCGTGATGGCGGCGGCCGCGATCGTCTTCTTCGCCTTCTACGGCTTCGACGCGGTCGCGACTTCTGCCGAGGAAGCGAAGCGGCCGGGGCGCGACCTGACGATCGGTATCGTCGGATCGATGCTGGTGTGCACGATCATCTACATGGCGGTCGCGATCGCCGCGGTCGGCGCGCTGCCCTTCCGCCAGCTCGCCAATTCGCCCGAGCCGCTCGCCCTGGTGCTGCGCAGCCTCGGCCAGCCGCTGGCGGGGCATCTGATCGCGCTCGCCGCGATCGTCGCGCTGCCGTCGGTCATCCTGGTGATGATGTACGGACAGAGCCGCATCTTCTTCGTCATGGCGCGCGACGGCCTGCTGCCCCGCGGGCTCGCCACCGTATCCCCGCGCACCGGCGCGCCGACCCGGATCACGGTGCTGACCGGCGTGTCGATCGCGATCGTCGCCGGGCTGTTCCGGCTCGACGAGATCGCGGAACTCGCCAATGCGGGCACGCTGCTCGCCTTCATCGCGGTCGGCGCGTGCCTCATGGTGCTGCGCAGGACGGCGCCCGACCAGCCGCGGCTGTTCCGCTGCCCGGCGCCCTATGTCGTCGGCACGCTCGCGATCCTGGGCTGCATCTACCTGCTCGCCAGCCTGCCGTCGGCGACGCTGGTGCGGTTCGTGATCTGGAACATACTCGGCCTGCTGCTCTACTTCGCCTATGGCCGGCGACGGAGCCTCGCTGCCGCCTGA
- a CDS encoding CoA-acylating methylmalonate-semialdehyde dehydrogenase → MRTIDHLIVGHAGGAAARSSDVFDPNTGQVQARVSLGTQADLDHAIAAAQKAQPGWAATNPQRRARVMFRFKELVEREMDALAHLLSSEHGKVIADAKGDIQRGLEVIEFACGIPHVLKGEYTQGAGPGIDVYSMRQPLGIGAGITPFNFPAMIPMWMFGVAIACGNAFILKPSERDPSVPVRLAELMLEAGAPEGILQVVHGDKEMVDAILDNPAIAAVSFVGSSDIAHYVYRRGVEAGKRVQAMGGAKNHGIVMPDADLDQVVADLSGAAFGSAGERCMALPVVVPVGEDTADALREKLIPAIRALRVGVSTDAEAHYGPVVNAAHKQRVENWIGTAVDEGAELVVDGRGFSLQGHEDGFFVGPTLLDRVTPQMRSYQEEIFGPVLQIVRAPDFETALRLPSEHQYGNGVAIFTRNGHAAREFAARVNVGMVGINVPIPVPVAYHTFGGWKRSAFGDVNQHGTEGVRFWTKVKTVTQRWPDGAPDGGNAFVIPTMG, encoded by the coding sequence ATGCGTACGATCGATCATCTGATCGTCGGTCATGCAGGTGGCGCCGCCGCGCGCAGCAGCGATGTGTTCGACCCCAATACGGGTCAGGTCCAGGCGCGCGTGTCGCTGGGCACGCAAGCCGATCTCGATCATGCCATCGCTGCGGCGCAAAAGGCGCAACCCGGCTGGGCGGCGACCAATCCGCAACGCCGCGCGCGCGTCATGTTCCGCTTCAAGGAACTGGTCGAGCGCGAGATGGACGCGCTCGCGCACCTTCTCAGCTCGGAACACGGCAAGGTGATCGCCGACGCAAAGGGCGACATCCAGCGCGGGCTGGAGGTGATCGAATTCGCCTGCGGCATCCCGCACGTGCTGAAGGGCGAATATACGCAAGGCGCGGGGCCGGGCATCGACGTCTATTCGATGCGTCAGCCGCTCGGTATCGGCGCCGGCATCACGCCGTTCAACTTCCCGGCGATGATCCCGATGTGGATGTTCGGCGTCGCGATCGCGTGCGGCAACGCCTTCATCCTGAAGCCCAGCGAGCGCGATCCGTCGGTGCCGGTGCGCCTTGCTGAGCTGATGCTGGAAGCCGGCGCGCCGGAGGGCATCCTGCAGGTCGTGCACGGCGACAAGGAGATGGTCGACGCGATCCTCGATAATCCCGCGATCGCCGCCGTGAGCTTCGTCGGTTCCAGCGACATCGCGCATTACGTCTATCGCCGCGGCGTCGAGGCGGGCAAGCGCGTCCAGGCGATGGGCGGCGCCAAGAACCACGGCATCGTCATGCCCGACGCCGACCTCGACCAGGTCGTCGCCGACCTGTCGGGCGCGGCATTCGGTTCGGCGGGCGAGCGGTGCATGGCGCTCCCCGTCGTGGTGCCCGTCGGCGAGGATACCGCCGACGCCCTGCGCGAAAAGCTGATCCCCGCGATCCGCGCGCTTCGCGTCGGCGTGTCGACCGATGCGGAGGCGCATTACGGCCCGGTGGTCAACGCGGCGCACAAGCAACGCGTCGAGAACTGGATCGGCACCGCAGTCGACGAGGGCGCGGAGCTGGTCGTCGACGGCCGCGGCTTCAGCCTGCAGGGGCATGAGGACGGCTTCTTCGTCGGCCCGACGCTGCTCGACCGGGTCACGCCGCAGATGCGATCCTATCAGGAGGAAATCTTCGGCCCCGTCCTCCAGATCGTGCGCGCGCCCGATTTCGAGACTGCGCTTCGCCTGCCGAGCGAGCATCAATATGGCAATGGCGTCGCGATCTTCACGCGCAACGGCCATGCCGCGCGCGAATTCGCCGCGCGCGTCAACGTCGGCATGGTCGGGATCAATGTGCCGATTCCGGTGCCCGTCGCCTATCACACGTTCGGCGGATGGAAGCGCAGCGCGTTCGGCGACGTCAACCAGCACGGCACCGAGGGCGTGCGCTTCTGGACCAAGGTCAAGACGGTGACGCAACGCTGGCCCGACGGCGCGCCCGATGGTGGCAATGCGTTCGTCATCCCGACGATGGGGTGA
- a CDS encoding acyl-CoA dehydrogenase family protein: protein MTNQFDLTDDQREIQELARRFTADRITPFAGEWDEKHHYPIDVWKAAGELGFGAIYVSEESGGIALGRLEAALVMEAMAYGCPATSAFISIHNMAAWMIDRFGSDDLKQRYLPGLVTMETIGSYCLTEPGSGSDAAALKTSARRDGDHYVLNGTKQFISGAGYNDLYVCMVRTGEEKSRGISAIVVEKGTPGLSFGAPEKKLGWNASPTAQVIFEDCRVPVANLVGGEGEGFRIAMAGLDGGRLNIGACSLGGAQRCLDEAIRYTKERQQFGQPVSDFQNTQFTLADMATDLEAARALLYLAAAKVTANAPDKSRFSAMAKRLATDSGSAIVDRALQLHGGYGYLRDYPIERFWRDLRVHSILEGTNQVMRMIVGRDLLRQ, encoded by the coding sequence ATGACGAACCAGTTCGACCTCACGGATGACCAGCGCGAGATCCAGGAGCTCGCGCGCCGCTTCACCGCCGACCGGATCACGCCGTTCGCGGGCGAGTGGGACGAAAAGCACCATTACCCGATCGACGTGTGGAAGGCCGCGGGCGAGCTCGGCTTCGGCGCGATCTACGTCAGCGAGGAATCGGGCGGCATCGCGCTCGGCCGGCTGGAGGCGGCGCTGGTGATGGAGGCGATGGCCTATGGCTGCCCCGCCACGTCGGCGTTCATCTCGATCCACAACATGGCGGCGTGGATGATCGACCGCTTCGGGTCGGACGACCTGAAGCAGCGTTATCTGCCCGGCCTCGTCACGATGGAGACGATCGGCAGCTACTGCCTGACCGAGCCGGGCTCCGGCTCCGACGCCGCGGCGCTCAAGACCAGCGCGCGGCGCGACGGCGACCATTATGTGCTGAACGGGACGAAGCAGTTCATCTCCGGCGCGGGCTACAACGACCTGTATGTCTGCATGGTGCGGACGGGTGAGGAAAAGAGCCGCGGGATCAGCGCGATCGTCGTCGAGAAGGGCACGCCCGGCCTGTCGTTCGGCGCGCCCGAGAAGAAGCTCGGCTGGAACGCGAGCCCGACCGCGCAGGTGATCTTCGAGGATTGCCGCGTGCCCGTCGCCAATCTGGTCGGCGGCGAGGGCGAGGGGTTCCGGATCGCGATGGCGGGGCTCGACGGCGGCCGGCTCAATATCGGCGCCTGCTCGCTCGGCGGGGCGCAGCGGTGCCTCGACGAGGCGATCCGCTATACCAAGGAGCGCCAGCAGTTCGGCCAGCCCGTCTCCGACTTCCAGAACACGCAATTCACGCTCGCCGACATGGCGACCGACCTGGAGGCGGCGCGCGCGTTGCTGTATCTCGCCGCGGCGAAGGTCACCGCCAACGCCCCCGACAAGTCGCGCTTCTCGGCGATGGCGAAGCGGCTGGCGACCGACAGCGGTTCGGCGATCGTCGATCGCGCGCTGCAATTGCACGGCGGCTACGGCTATCTGCGCGATTATCCGATCGAACGCTTCTGGCGCGACCTGCGCGTTCATTCGATCCTGGAAGGGACGAACCAGGTGATGCGGATGATCGTGGGGCGCGACCTGTTGCGGCAGTAA
- the mmsB gene encoding 3-hydroxyisobutyrate dehydrogenase has protein sequence MARVAFIGLGNMGGGMAANLAKKGHDVRAFDLSADALAKAKAAGCLPVDSAAAAVEGAEAIVTMLPAGAHVEGVYADAVFGRAAPSAILIDCSTIDVATARRLAEQASANGMLAVDAPVSGGIAAAAAGTLTFMVGGSAEGFDRARPFLADMGKTVIHAGASGAGQAAKMCNNMLLGATMVATCEAFRLAHRLGLDLQTFYDISSVSSGQSWSMTTYCPVPGVGPETPADRDYQGGFAAALMLKDLRLAMQAAGEAGATTPMGSRATELYEAFVAGGQGGTDFSGIIRTL, from the coding sequence ATGGCACGCGTCGCGTTCATCGGGCTGGGCAACATGGGCGGCGGCATGGCTGCCAACCTCGCGAAGAAGGGGCATGACGTGCGTGCCTTCGACCTCAGCGCCGATGCGCTCGCCAAGGCGAAGGCGGCTGGATGCCTTCCCGTCGACAGCGCCGCTGCCGCGGTGGAGGGCGCGGAGGCGATCGTCACCATGCTGCCCGCGGGCGCGCACGTAGAGGGTGTTTATGCCGATGCGGTGTTCGGCCGCGCCGCGCCGTCGGCGATCCTGATCGACTGCTCGACGATCGACGTCGCCACCGCGCGCCGGCTGGCGGAACAGGCGTCGGCGAACGGCATGCTCGCGGTCGATGCGCCGGTGTCGGGCGGCATCGCGGCGGCGGCGGCGGGCACGCTGACCTTCATGGTCGGCGGCAGCGCGGAAGGGTTCGACCGCGCGCGCCCCTTCCTTGCCGACATGGGCAAGACGGTGATCCACGCCGGTGCCAGTGGCGCGGGGCAGGCGGCTAAGATGTGCAACAACATGCTGCTCGGCGCGACGATGGTCGCGACGTGCGAGGCATTCAGGCTGGCCCACCGGCTCGGCCTCGATCTGCAGACCTTCTACGACATCTCGTCGGTCAGTTCCGGGCAGAGCTGGTCGATGACCACCTATTGCCCCGTGCCCGGCGTCGGCCCCGAAACGCCGGCGGATCGCGACTATCAGGGCGGATTCGCCGCTGCGCTGATGTTGAAGGATCTGCGCCTCGCGATGCAGGCGGCGGGCGAGGCGGGCGCGACGACGCCGATGGGAAGCCGCGCCACGGAATTGTACGAGGCGTTCGTCGCGGGCGGGCAGGGCGGCACCGACTTTTCGGGGATCATCCGGACGCTGTAG
- a CDS encoding L,D-transpeptidase family protein — protein MKDMLAVAGAVLLAIAPGHARAADTDAAAGAVAIEAATLSPNRYVWADSASNEPLRVVVSIPDQKAYVYRGKTLVAASTVSTGKDGKETPVGAFTILQKSETHKSNLYDAAPMPFMQRLTWDGVAIHAGNNPGFPASHGCIRVPMAFAKRLFAATSVGTPVVVTDESLGDGTTMPSIEDVPTYDTPQASPETIAETAAANAGQLEQIAGR, from the coding sequence ATGAAGGACATGCTTGCCGTTGCGGGCGCGGTGCTTCTGGCCATCGCCCCCGGCCATGCGCGCGCTGCGGACACCGATGCCGCCGCCGGCGCGGTCGCGATCGAAGCCGCCACTCTTTCGCCCAACCGCTACGTCTGGGCCGACTCGGCGTCGAACGAGCCGCTGCGCGTCGTCGTCTCGATCCCCGACCAGAAAGCCTATGTCTATCGCGGCAAGACGTTGGTCGCGGCCTCCACCGTGTCCACCGGCAAGGACGGTAAAGAGACGCCCGTCGGCGCGTTCACGATCCTGCAGAAATCGGAAACGCACAAATCGAACCTGTACGATGCGGCGCCGATGCCGTTCATGCAGCGGTTGACGTGGGACGGTGTCGCGATCCACGCGGGCAACAACCCGGGCTTCCCCGCATCGCACGGGTGCATCCGCGTGCCGATGGCGTTCGCCAAGCGGCTGTTCGCGGCGACCTCGGTCGGCACGCCGGTCGTCGTGACCGACGAAAGCCTGGGCGACGGCACGACGATGCCGTCGATCGAAGACGTGCCGACATATGATACGCCGCAAGCGAGCCCGGAGACGATCGCCGAAACCGCTGCGGCAAACGCGGGCCAGCTGGAACAGATCGCGGGACGGTAA
- a CDS encoding murein L,D-transpeptidase catalytic domain family protein, whose product MIDQHDDALRSRRALLKNGLVLGATLAVPGAVSAATRRLTQSDLRAVATPPLPAGAPRVAAQAITSPRVVRPELLRRAMAALDRHGRQLANRDRIAIADMAAPSSQPRFHIVDLANGRSQSFLVAHGSGSDPSHTGFLKRFSNDPGSNASSEGAFLTADYYVGKHGRSQRLIGLDATNDNALSRAIVVHSAWYANPDMIRSHGMLGRSQGCFAVGEDDLSRVFAALGPGRMIYSDKI is encoded by the coding sequence ATGATTGATCAGCATGACGACGCGCTGCGTAGCAGGCGCGCCCTTCTGAAGAACGGCCTGGTACTGGGTGCGACGCTGGCGGTGCCGGGGGCGGTGTCCGCCGCGACGCGCCGCCTGACGCAGAGCGATCTACGCGCGGTCGCGACGCCGCCGCTGCCCGCCGGCGCTCCGCGCGTCGCTGCGCAGGCGATCACCTCGCCGCGGGTGGTGCGCCCCGAACTGCTCCGCCGCGCGATGGCCGCGCTCGACCGGCACGGCCGCCAGCTCGCCAATCGCGACCGGATCGCGATCGCCGACATGGCGGCGCCCTCATCGCAGCCGCGCTTCCACATCGTCGATCTCGCCAACGGGCGCAGCCAGTCTTTCCTCGTCGCGCATGGCAGCGGGTCCGACCCGTCGCACACCGGGTTCCTCAAGCGCTTCTCGAACGACCCGGGCTCGAACGCGAGCAGCGAGGGCGCCTTCCTCACCGCCGACTATTACGTCGGCAAGCATGGCCGGTCGCAGCGGCTGATCGGGCTCGACGCGACCAACGACAATGCGCTGTCGCGCGCGATCGTCGTCCATTCGGCATGGTATGCCAACCCCGACATGATCCGCAGCCACGGCATGCTCGGCCGCAGCCAGGGCTGCTTTGCGGTCGGCGAGGACGATCTGTCGCGCGTCTTCGCGGCGCTCGGGCCGGGCCGGATGATCTATTCCGACAAGATCTGA